A single window of Girardinichthys multiradiatus isolate DD_20200921_A chromosome 15, DD_fGirMul_XY1, whole genome shotgun sequence DNA harbors:
- the faua gene encoding FAU ubiquitin like and ribosomal protein S30 fusion a, with the protein MQLFLRAQNTHTLEVTGQETVGQIKAHVQALEGLLVEDQVLLLAGSPLEDDASLATCGVTEHCTLEVAGRLLGGKVHGSLARAGKVRGQTPKVDKQEKKKKKTGRAKRRIQYNRRFVNVVPTFGKKKGPNANS; encoded by the exons ATGCAGCTCTTCTTGCGTGCCCAGAACACTCACACTCTTGAAGTGACCGGACAGGAGACTGTTGGCCAGATCAag GCCCATGTCCAGGCTCTGGAAGGACTCCTGGTTGAGGACCAGGTGCTGTTGCTCGCTGGGTCCCCACTAGAGGATGATGCCTCCCTGGCAACCTGTGGTGTGACTGAGCACTGTACTCTGGAGGTGGCCGGCAGGCTGCTCGGAG GTAAGGTGCACGGTTCTCTTGCTCGTGCTGGAAAAGTAAGAGGACAGACTCCCAAG gTTGAcaagcaggagaaaaaaaaaaagaagactgGCCGTGCCAAGCGCCGCATCCAGTACAACAGGCGCTTTGTGAATGTTGTGCCCACCTTTGGAAAGAAGAAGGGCCCCAACGCAAACTCCTAA
- the fkbp3 gene encoding peptidyl-prolyl cis-trans isomerase FKBP3 isoform X2, which produces MAAESTREWSDEQLKSDDLPKKDVIKFLQDNAAHSRFKGTDPVEDVTELVKAVKVEEKPKEVKAEAVDEGPPKYTKAVLKKGDKTNFPKKGDPVSCWYTGTLEDGTVFDTNIPAAAKKKKQAKPLSFKVGMGKVIRGWDEALLTMSKGETARLEIEPEWAYGKKGLPESKIPPNAKLIFEVELVSVD; this is translated from the exons ATGGCGGCTGAGTCAACACGGGAGTGGAGCGATGAGCAGCTCAAAAGTGATGATTTGCCTAAAAAAGATGTAATAAAGTTCCTCCAGGACAATGCGGCGCACTCG AGGTTTAAAGGCACAGATCCAGTGGAGGACGTAACCGAGCTGGTTAAAGCTGTGAAGGTTGAAGAGAAGCCCAAAGAAGTCAAAGCAGAAGCTGTGGATGAG GGGCCACCAAAATATACCAAAGCGGTGCTGAAGAAAGGAGACAAGACGAACTTCCCAAAGAAGGGGGACCCTGTGAGCTGCTGGTACACTGGTACCCTGGAAGACGGGACAGTCTTTGACACAAATATCCCCGCGG cagcaaaaaagaagaagcaaGCCAAACCTCTGAGTTTTAAAGTGGGCATGGGCAAAGTCATCAGAGGG TGGGATGAGGCCCTTCTGACAATGAGCAAGGGCGAAACAGCACGACTGGAGATCGAACCTGAATGGGCTTATGGAAAAAAGGGCCTCCCTGAGTCCAA AATTCCACCGAATGCCAAGCTGATTTTTGAAGTGGAGCTGGTGTCTGTGGATTAA
- the fkbp3 gene encoding peptidyl-prolyl cis-trans isomerase FKBP3 isoform X1, with the protein MAAESTREWSDEQLKSDDLPKKDVIKFLQDNAAHSFLNEHKLLGNIKNVAKTAKKEQLVIAYNQLFESKRFKGTDPVEDVTELVKAVKVEEKPKEVKAEAVDEGPPKYTKAVLKKGDKTNFPKKGDPVSCWYTGTLEDGTVFDTNIPAAAKKKKQAKPLSFKVGMGKVIRGWDEALLTMSKGETARLEIEPEWAYGKKGLPESKIPPNAKLIFEVELVSVD; encoded by the exons ATGGCGGCTGAGTCAACACGGGAGTGGAGCGATGAGCAGCTCAAAAGTGATGATTTGCCTAAAAAAGATGTAATAAAGTTCCTCCAGGACAATGCGGCGCACTCG TTCCTCAATGAACACAAATTGCTgggaaatattaaaaatgtggcaaaaactgcaaagaaagagCAGCTGGTCATTGCTTACAATCAGCTCTTTGAGAGCAAA AGGTTTAAAGGCACAGATCCAGTGGAGGACGTAACCGAGCTGGTTAAAGCTGTGAAGGTTGAAGAGAAGCCCAAAGAAGTCAAAGCAGAAGCTGTGGATGAG GGGCCACCAAAATATACCAAAGCGGTGCTGAAGAAAGGAGACAAGACGAACTTCCCAAAGAAGGGGGACCCTGTGAGCTGCTGGTACACTGGTACCCTGGAAGACGGGACAGTCTTTGACACAAATATCCCCGCGG cagcaaaaaagaagaagcaaGCCAAACCTCTGAGTTTTAAAGTGGGCATGGGCAAAGTCATCAGAGGG TGGGATGAGGCCCTTCTGACAATGAGCAAGGGCGAAACAGCACGACTGGAGATCGAACCTGAATGGGCTTATGGAAAAAAGGGCCTCCCTGAGTCCAA AATTCCACCGAATGCCAAGCTGATTTTTGAAGTGGAGCTGGTGTCTGTGGATTAA